From a single Pseudobutyrivibrio xylanivorans genomic region:
- a CDS encoding CPBP family intramembrane glutamic endopeptidase, protein METRTVDKVELIKLIIVFAIEIIVELAVSFALPKLGNTSVLVSTLVLDALLILVTLIYTFKKGDKLEAYGFKKIKVSTFFFTVLLTFVSAPMYMFANVLSQLFVPNILVQNMDSIFGDSMGLPLLAIVVVAPICEEIVMRGFFHNRLKNVMPFGAAAVLSGFMFGALHLNLNQFCYAWVLGVLFAYANRASGSTITSVIMHMLTNGFNMAIMIAANYALKIIGTDLATASEAARTNGTSAWVNVVVYGILAVISFFLSRKIIRAIAKRENN, encoded by the coding sequence ATGGAGACTAGAACAGTAGACAAAGTAGAATTAATAAAACTTATTATCGTATTTGCGATAGAGATAATCGTTGAATTAGCAGTATCATTTGCATTGCCAAAACTTGGAAACACTTCAGTGCTTGTTAGCACATTGGTTTTAGATGCACTTTTAATACTTGTTACTTTAATTTACACCTTCAAAAAGGGTGACAAGTTAGAGGCCTATGGCTTTAAGAAGATTAAGGTAAGCACATTCTTCTTTACAGTTTTACTCACGTTTGTATCAGCACCAATGTATATGTTTGCAAATGTTTTATCACAGCTTTTTGTACCAAACATCCTGGTGCAGAACATGGACAGCATTTTTGGAGATTCAATGGGCTTGCCACTTTTGGCAATAGTAGTGGTTGCTCCAATCTGTGAGGAGATTGTAATGCGAGGCTTCTTCCATAACCGCTTGAAAAATGTAATGCCATTCGGTGCTGCTGCAGTACTTTCTGGATTTATGTTTGGAGCACTTCATTTGAACCTTAATCAGTTTTGTTATGCATGGGTCCTTGGAGTATTATTCGCATATGCGAATAGAGCCAGTGGCAGCACAATTACTTCAGTTATTATGCATATGCTTACAAATGGCTTCAATATGGCTATAATGATAGCTGCAAATTATGCTTTAAAAATAATTGGCACAGATCTTGCAACTGCTTCAGAGGCAGCAAGAACTAATGGGACATCGGCATGGGTTAATGTAGTCGTCTATGGAATTCTTGCAGTTATTTCATTCTTCTTAAGTAGAAAGATTATTAGAGCCATTGCAAAGAGAGAAAACAACTAA
- a CDS encoding ABC transporter ATP-binding protein — translation MGTLSGKNIVKKYGKDTVLKNVNVEIETGKIYGLIGRNGAGKTTLLSILTAQNPATEGTVTLDGQPVWENEEALSHICYSREISQVTMFGPNTLKVKDYLSTAKSFYRNWDEDYARELVEAFNINPKKRVSKLSKGMLSAVTIIIALASKADITILDEPVAGLDVVAREQFYKLVIEEYANTGRTFIISTHIIEEAASLFEKVIIIDDGEIKFEENTEELLARAYRVSGEIEAVEKAVDGLKVYHPESIGRNKVVTVLADEPAVDFGEAVQVEPVPLQNLFYAMCVDERKEA, via the coding sequence ATGGGAACATTATCAGGTAAAAATATAGTAAAAAAATATGGGAAGGATACAGTTCTTAAGAATGTAAATGTTGAAATCGAAACTGGTAAGATTTACGGATTAATCGGTAGAAACGGTGCAGGAAAGACAACTCTTCTTTCAATTCTCACAGCACAGAATCCAGCCACAGAGGGAACAGTTACTTTGGATGGCCAGCCAGTGTGGGAAAACGAGGAGGCACTTTCACATATCTGCTACTCGAGAGAGATTTCTCAGGTCACAATGTTTGGTCCTAATACATTGAAGGTTAAGGATTATCTTTCTACAGCAAAGTCCTTCTATAGAAATTGGGATGAGGATTATGCAAGGGAATTAGTTGAGGCTTTCAACATCAATCCTAAGAAGCGTGTAAGCAAGCTTTCAAAAGGAATGCTTTCAGCAGTTACTATTATCATCGCTCTTGCCAGCAAGGCAGATATTACAATTCTTGATGAGCCAGTCGCAGGTCTCGATGTGGTTGCAAGAGAGCAGTTCTACAAGCTTGTAATTGAGGAATATGCAAACACAGGAAGAACATTTATCATCAGTACTCATATTATTGAAGAAGCAGCAAGCTTATTTGAGAAGGTAATCATCATCGATGATGGTGAGATTAAATTCGAGGAGAACACAGAGGAACTCCTTGCAAGAGCGTATCGTGTCAGCGGAGAGATAGAGGCTGTTGAGAAGGCAGTTGATGGCTTAAAGGTTTATCATCCAGAGAGCATTGGACGCAACAAGGTTGTCACAGTTCTTGCTGATGAGCCAGCAGTTGATTTTGGAGAGGCCGTTCAGGTTGAGCCAGTTCCACTTCAGAATCTTTTCTATGCAATGTGCGTAGACGAAAGAAAGGAGGCTTAA
- a CDS encoding GntR family transcriptional regulator, with protein MLDNLGEDKSIYLQISEMIEDEILRGIVNEEEQVPSTTELSKFYKINPATAAKGINILVDKEILYKKRGIGMFVQTGAKERIMEARKESFYDTFVKKIITEAKLIGISKEDLKKMIDSSKEM; from the coding sequence TTGCTTGATAATTTAGGGGAAGATAAATCAATTTATTTGCAGATAAGCGAAATGATAGAGGACGAAATCCTTCGAGGAATAGTAAATGAAGAGGAGCAGGTTCCCAGTACCACGGAGCTTTCAAAGTTTTACAAGATTAACCCAGCCACGGCGGCGAAGGGAATCAACATATTGGTAGACAAGGAGATTCTTTACAAGAAGCGAGGTATTGGTATGTTTGTACAAACGGGGGCAAAGGAAAGGATTATGGAAGCAAGGAAGGAAAGCTTCTATGACACTTTCGTTAAAAAGATAATTACAGAAGCAAAGCTTATCGGAATTAGTAAGGAAGACTTAAAGAAAATGATAGATTCAAGCAAAGAGATGTAA
- a CDS encoding MBL fold metallo-hydrolase: METKLTVIVDNIPKDELLQGEWGLSILIEYGELKILLDTGKSELFAENLKTLGFDIKDIDYGVLSHAHYDHANGIPKFMQENSKAKFYLRKAVDANCYHLKLFGARYNGIPKDLLTDYANRIEFLEGDYELCNGVYLIPHKTKGLSWIGRREMMYRKTAHGWKADDFSHEQSLVLDTDKGLVILNSCSHGGVLNIINEVKSTFPNQKVYGYIGGMHLFNKSERHVRKVAKELKESEVEYICTGHCTKNRAFEILKEELGDRVQQMRVGLEIKI, from the coding sequence ATGGAAACAAAGCTTACGGTAATTGTGGATAATATTCCAAAGGATGAATTGTTGCAGGGTGAGTGGGGATTAAGTATTCTCATTGAATATGGTGAACTGAAAATATTATTGGATACGGGAAAGTCTGAGCTTTTTGCAGAGAATCTTAAGACACTTGGATTTGATATAAAGGATATTGACTATGGAGTGCTGAGCCATGCTCACTATGACCATGCAAATGGAATTCCAAAATTCATGCAGGAGAATTCTAAGGCAAAGTTTTATCTTAGAAAGGCGGTTGACGCAAACTGCTACCATCTTAAATTATTTGGAGCAAGGTATAATGGGATACCTAAAGATTTGTTGACTGATTATGCCAATCGAATTGAATTTCTTGAAGGAGATTATGAGCTCTGCAATGGAGTGTATCTAATACCCCATAAAACTAAGGGACTATCTTGGATTGGACGTCGAGAGATGATGTATAGAAAGACTGCTCATGGCTGGAAAGCAGATGATTTCTCTCATGAGCAGAGCCTAGTTTTGGATACTGATAAAGGGCTTGTAATTCTTAATAGTTGTTCCCATGGTGGGGTACTGAACATCATAAATGAAGTTAAAAGTACATTTCCAAATCAAAAGGTCTATGGCTATATTGGTGGTATGCATTTGTTTAATAAGAGTGAGAGGCATGTACGGAAAGTTGCCAAAGAACTAAAGGAATCGGAAGTGGAATATATTTGTACAGGGCACTGCACCAAGAATAGAGCGTTTGAGATATTGAAGGAGGAATTGGGAGATAGAGTGCAGCAGATGAGAGTCGGATTAGAAATAAAGATTTAG
- a CDS encoding AMP-binding protein: MNNLRTLWDDTATSFSALPAVRWLEKRNISEASYGKLDEMVRCIRQGLVSNGFTDSHIGLIGESSLQWIASYLGIVTGQNVAVPLDALLPADDLIDLLNRAGVEVLFLSPKLIALAEPILIGCHKLKQIWLLQDSYELTIPNAKIGALPELIDLGKGKDDVQGAAEDSVGTIIYTSGTTGKSKGVMLTQRNLFENVRNVDYVVDPGCVMMSVLPIHHAYCLVMDWLKGFSLGAIVCINDSLMHMVRNISIFKPRVMLMVPLMIESIYKRLRTLGDTPEDIVYETVFGGNLKIIFTGGAHLDPFYIHEFEKYGIDILEGYGMSECSPVITTNTVDCHKAGSIGKPLANVQIKFQDGEILVKGSSVMKGYYEMPEETSEAFTEDGWLHTGDKGYLDEEGYLFINGRVKNLIIMSNGENISPEEIENKLGLNPLVGEVIVTGNGTGLTASIYPDQDEIFSRGVSPETVEKLLQEFIDSYNSSQPSYRHITCLDVRTEPFIRNTTGKIKRTAIA; this comes from the coding sequence ATGAATAATTTACGCACCCTTTGGGATGATACTGCAACCAGCTTCAGTGCACTGCCTGCAGTTCGCTGGCTTGAAAAGAGAAATATTTCTGAGGCCAGCTACGGTAAGCTTGATGAAATGGTTAGATGTATAAGGCAGGGTCTTGTCAGCAATGGATTTACTGATTCACATATAGGACTCATTGGAGAGAGTAGCCTACAGTGGATAGCAAGCTACTTAGGTATTGTAACTGGTCAAAATGTGGCGGTTCCTCTTGATGCCCTTCTTCCAGCTGATGATTTAATTGATTTATTGAACCGAGCTGGGGTAGAAGTTCTTTTCCTTAGCCCAAAACTGATAGCTTTGGCTGAGCCTATATTAATTGGCTGTCATAAGCTTAAGCAGATATGGTTGCTTCAGGATTCCTATGAACTTACTATTCCTAATGCAAAAATTGGAGCACTGCCAGAACTGATTGACCTTGGAAAAGGAAAGGATGACGTTCAAGGAGCGGCGGAAGATTCTGTAGGCACAATAATTTATACATCTGGAACCACTGGAAAAAGTAAGGGAGTAATGCTTACACAACGCAATCTATTTGAAAATGTAAGGAATGTTGACTATGTAGTGGACCCAGGTTGTGTAATGATGAGCGTTTTACCAATTCATCACGCATACTGTCTGGTGATGGATTGGCTTAAAGGCTTTTCCTTGGGAGCTATTGTATGTATTAATGATTCACTTATGCATATGGTTAGAAATATAAGCATTTTTAAGCCTAGAGTTATGCTTATGGTTCCATTAATGATTGAGTCAATTTATAAGCGACTGAGAACACTTGGAGATACTCCAGAGGACATAGTCTATGAAACTGTTTTTGGCGGAAATCTGAAAATAATTTTCACAGGTGGAGCTCATTTGGACCCATTTTATATCCATGAGTTTGAGAAGTACGGTATCGATATATTGGAAGGCTATGGAATGTCAGAGTGCTCGCCAGTCATTACCACTAACACGGTGGATTGTCATAAGGCTGGATCAATAGGTAAGCCTCTTGCGAACGTGCAGATAAAATTCCAGGACGGCGAAATTCTGGTAAAGGGCTCCAGTGTTATGAAAGGATACTATGAGATGCCGGAGGAAACAAGTGAGGCATTTACCGAAGATGGATGGCTTCACACAGGTGATAAGGGTTATCTGGACGAGGAAGGATATCTATTCATCAATGGACGAGTTAAGAATTTGATCATTATGTCAAACGGGGAGAACATTTCTCCTGAAGAAATCGAAAACAAACTGGGATTGAATCCATTGGTGGGAGAGGTTATAGTAACCGGAAATGGAACTGGGCTGACAGCAAGTATTTACCCGGATCAGGATGAGATTTTTTCCAGAGGTGTTTCCCCTGAGACCGTTGAGAAACTTTTGCAGGAGTTTATCGACAGTTACAACAGTTCACAACCAAGTTATCGACATATCACATGCCTAGATGTTAGGACAGAACCATTCATCAGAAACACCACAGGAAAAATAAAAAGAACAGCTATAGCATAG
- a CDS encoding acyl carrier protein, whose amino-acid sequence MSLERKFKELISQYCQATPEALTDNIRFREDLDFSSLDFMSFLGELEDEFDVELQQEQVVQIRTVGEALSMLQDLQEVS is encoded by the coding sequence ATGTCATTAGAAAGAAAATTTAAAGAACTTATTTCACAGTATTGTCAGGCTACACCAGAGGCACTAACAGATAACATCAGATTTCGTGAGGATTTGGATTTCAGTTCACTTGATTTTATGTCTTTCTTGGGCGAGCTGGAGGATGAATTTGATGTTGAACTTCAGCAGGAGCAGGTAGTTCAAATACGCACAGTCGGAGAGGCGCTTTCAATGCTTCAGGATTTGCAGGAGGTGAGCTAA
- a CDS encoding condensation domain-containing protein, whose translation MKKYALTPAQNLHYRWIRKYGTQQVSGLSIVASLKADLDFKLLEKCIKMEILRYGCMRVQFTKADAQGNIRQYITDNVQKQIQIKDLSDLTMEKADGVMQAWAYETFDGSDIPMFEIFMMKLPEGYNGFFLHMDHRLIDSCGVVVLTNDIMSLYTHFRFGADMPIDLADYETVLQNDLAKQENVKRFTRDKKFWDDLLDKWGEPLYSDIQGPMVLDRARKLHNNQNLRAADIELKDLFVAVKDYRLDGDATKRLIDFCQNNQLSMTNLLLLGMRTYLSKMNNGQQDISIQNFISRRSTRDEWTSGGSRTIMFPCRTCIRPETSFMDAAYIIQNMQNQIYMHSNYDPQLIYDEIKKRYGTPENTTYESCYLTYQPLPVKMENPYLKDIPMHSKWFANGAATKKMYLTVSYTEDGGMNFSYHYQTADLNEKHVELFNYYLMKIIFEGVEKPDIKIGELLCH comes from the coding sequence ATGAAAAAATACGCATTAACGCCAGCTCAAAATCTTCATTACAGATGGATTCGTAAATACGGTACGCAACAGGTGTCAGGACTTAGTATTGTTGCATCGCTAAAGGCTGATTTAGATTTTAAGCTCCTTGAAAAATGCATAAAAATGGAAATTCTGAGATATGGATGCATGAGGGTACAGTTTACGAAGGCCGACGCCCAGGGCAACATCAGACAGTACATAACAGATAATGTGCAAAAACAGATTCAGATTAAAGATTTATCTGACCTGACCATGGAGAAAGCTGATGGAGTAATGCAAGCCTGGGCATACGAGACTTTTGATGGTAGCGATATTCCAATGTTTGAAATCTTTATGATGAAGTTGCCTGAGGGTTACAACGGATTCTTCCTGCACATGGATCATCGACTTATAGATTCCTGTGGAGTGGTTGTCCTAACCAATGATATTATGTCTCTCTACACTCATTTTAGATTTGGAGCTGATATGCCAATTGACTTGGCTGATTATGAAACTGTTTTACAGAATGATTTGGCTAAGCAGGAAAATGTGAAGCGTTTCACAAGAGATAAGAAGTTTTGGGATGACCTTTTAGATAAATGGGGAGAACCATTATATTCAGATATTCAGGGACCAATGGTGCTAGATAGAGCAAGGAAGCTTCACAACAATCAAAACCTCAGAGCTGCAGATATAGAGCTGAAGGATTTGTTCGTAGCAGTAAAGGATTACAGGCTGGATGGGGATGCCACAAAAAGGCTGATTGATTTTTGCCAGAACAATCAGCTTTCTATGACAAATCTTCTTCTATTAGGAATGAGAACCTATTTATCAAAAATGAATAACGGGCAGCAGGATATTTCCATCCAAAATTTCATCTCGAGACGCTCCACTAGGGATGAATGGACCTCGGGAGGAAGCAGAACGATAATGTTTCCTTGCAGAACCTGTATAAGGCCGGAAACGTCCTTTATGGATGCCGCATATATAATCCAGAACATGCAAAATCAGATTTATATGCATAGCAATTATGATCCTCAGCTGATTTACGATGAGATAAAGAAACGCTATGGCACTCCTGAGAATACAACCTATGAAAGCTGTTATCTCACCTATCAGCCGCTTCCTGTTAAAATGGAAAACCCATACCTGAAGGATATACCGATGCACAGCAAATGGTTTGCAAACGGCGCGGCCACTAAGAAGATGTATCTTACAGTTTCCTATACAGAGGATGGTGGAATGAATTTTTCTTATCACTATCAGACAGCGGATCTAAACGAAAAGCATGTGGAGCTGTTTAACTACTACTTGATGAAAATTATTTTTGAGGGAGTTGAAAAACCAGATATAAAGATAGGAGAGCTGTTATGTCATTAG
- a CDS encoding TetR/AcrR family transcriptional regulator, with protein sequence MNELDERYTTSEDAIIESFFLLSREKDFEKISVADVVKKSGIVRSTFYNHYENVPALIAAAEDRTIDDIFKLMESFHPKDDHQLCHSYFLAICNYTRENHFLASILHSPRGDSFLEKAMMMFHRYVAEASEGGSVTIKNKQLFSYMIASTIGLTLGILHKWTAEHCETPAEEIADILTRIFLNGILPFMEGGLDS encoded by the coding sequence ATGAATGAATTAGACGAGAGATATACAACTTCAGAGGATGCTATAATTGAGTCCTTCTTCCTGCTCAGCAGGGAGAAGGACTTTGAAAAAATCTCAGTTGCGGATGTGGTGAAGAAGTCTGGAATTGTGCGAAGCACGTTTTATAATCATTATGAAAATGTGCCAGCACTTATTGCGGCAGCAGAGGACCGGACAATAGATGATATATTTAAGCTTATGGAGAGCTTTCATCCGAAAGATGATCATCAGCTTTGCCACTCCTATTTTTTGGCAATTTGCAATTACACCAGGGAAAATCATTTCCTTGCCAGTATTTTGCACAGCCCTCGAGGCGACAGTTTCCTTGAAAAGGCAATGATGATGTTTCATAGATATGTGGCAGAGGCCAGTGAAGGTGGTTCTGTGACCATCAAAAATAAGCAGCTGTTTTCGTATATGATTGCCAGTACTATAGGACTTACACTTGGCATTCTTCATAAATGGACAGCAGAACACTGCGAAACACCTGCTGAAGAAATTGCTGATATATTAACTCGAATTTTCTTAAATGGAATACTTCCGTTTATGGAAGGCGGATTAGATTCATAA
- a CDS encoding phospho-sugar mutase: MYMDDYKRWLEADLEDCDLKPELNKINGNDEEIKDRFAVALAFGTAGLRGVLGAGTNRMNIYVVRQATQGLANWVKTQGGNQTVAISYDSRLKSDVFAKTAAGVLAANGINVRIYDALMPVPALSFATRYYKCNAGIMVTASHNPAKYNGYKAYGPDGCQMTDDAAAIVYAEIQKTDVLTGAKVMSFAEGVEKGLIKFVGDDCKDAFYAAIEERQVRPGLCKTAGLKLVYSPLNGSGLVPVTRVLNDIGITDITIVPEQEYPNGYFTTCSYPNPEIFDALKLGLELAKAEGADLMLATDPDADRVGIAMKCPDGSYELVSGNEVGVLLLDYIAAGRIEKGTMPKNPVAVKSIVSTPLADAVAEHYGVELRSVLTGFKWIGDQIAGLEADGEVDRFIFGFEESYGYLAGPYVRDKDAVIGSMLICEMAAYYRSIGSSLKQRLEEIYAEYGRYLNKVDSFEFPGLSGMDTMAGIMNSLRENPPAEFAGIKVSKVTDYKNTAETGLPSANVLIYGLENGCTVVVRPSGTEPKIKTYFTTKGKDLAEAEAMKDKLAEALKPVLS, translated from the coding sequence ATGTATATGGATGATTACAAGCGTTGGCTCGAGGCAGATCTTGAGGATTGTGATCTTAAGCCAGAGCTTAACAAAATCAACGGAAATGATGAAGAAATTAAGGACAGATTCGCTGTAGCACTTGCTTTCGGTACAGCAGGTCTTCGTGGTGTGCTTGGTGCAGGTACAAACAGAATGAATATCTATGTTGTTCGTCAGGCTACACAGGGCCTTGCAAACTGGGTTAAGACTCAGGGTGGCAACCAGACAGTTGCAATCAGCTACGACTCACGTCTTAAGAGTGATGTTTTCGCAAAGACAGCAGCTGGTGTTCTTGCAGCTAACGGCATCAATGTTCGTATTTACGATGCACTTATGCCAGTTCCAGCTCTTTCATTTGCTACTCGTTACTACAAGTGCAACGCTGGTATCATGGTTACAGCTTCTCACAACCCAGCTAAGTACAATGGATACAAGGCTTATGGTCCAGACGGATGCCAGATGACAGATGATGCAGCAGCTATCGTTTATGCTGAGATTCAGAAGACTGATGTGCTCACAGGCGCAAAGGTTATGTCATTTGCAGAGGGTGTTGAGAAGGGACTTATCAAGTTTGTTGGAGACGATTGCAAGGATGCTTTCTATGCAGCAATCGAGGAGCGTCAGGTTCGTCCAGGTCTTTGCAAGACAGCAGGTCTCAAGCTTGTTTATAGCCCACTCAACGGTTCAGGCTTAGTTCCAGTTACACGCGTTCTTAACGACATTGGTATCACAGATATCACAATCGTTCCAGAGCAGGAATATCCAAACGGCTACTTCACAACCTGTAGCTATCCAAACCCAGAAATCTTTGATGCGCTTAAGCTTGGTCTTGAGCTTGCTAAGGCTGAGGGTGCAGATCTTATGCTTGCTACAGATCCAGATGCAGACCGTGTAGGTATCGCTATGAAGTGTCCAGATGGAAGCTACGAGCTTGTTTCTGGTAACGAGGTTGGCGTACTACTTCTTGATTATATTGCAGCAGGTCGTATCGAAAAGGGCACAATGCCAAAGAATCCTGTAGCAGTTAAGTCGATTGTTTCTACACCGCTTGCAGATGCAGTTGCTGAGCATTATGGTGTTGAGCTTCGTTCAGTTCTTACAGGATTTAAGTGGATTGGTGATCAGATTGCCGGTCTTGAGGCTGATGGAGAGGTTGATAGATTTATCTTCGGTTTCGAGGAGTCATACGGATACCTTGCAGGCCCTTATGTACGTGATAAGGATGCTGTTATCGGTTCAATGCTTATCTGCGAGATGGCTGCTTACTATCGCAGCATCGGAAGCTCACTTAAGCAGCGTCTTGAAGAGATTTATGCAGAGTATGGCCGTTACCTCAACAAGGTAGACTCATTTGAGTTCCCAGGTCTTTCAGGTATGGACACAATGGCTGGTATCATGAACTCACTTCGTGAAAACCCACCAGCAGAGTTTGCAGGCATCAAGGTTTCTAAGGTTACAGACTACAAGAACACAGCTGAGACAGGACTTCCTTCAGCAAATGTTCTTATCTATGGTCTTGAGAATGGATGCACAGTAGTTGTTCGTCCTTCTGGTACCGAGCCAAAGATTAAGACTTACTTCACTACAAAGGGTAAGGATCTTGCAGAGGCAGAGGCAATGAAGGATAAGCTTGCAGAGGCTTTGAAGCCAGTATTAAGCTAA
- a CDS encoding S-ribosylhomocysteine lyase, with amino-acid sequence MDLIPSFSVDHREIVPGIFISRQDEVGGSVITTYDIRVTKPNREPFVDVAAMHTLEHIIATFLRNDPDWKDEVIYWGPMGCLTGFYLILKGGRAPKEIHDLLLRAFKSVADADSVPGTNEENCGNYLMHNLWLAKMHAEKFAKYLEENANNDAIFEYPKSDRLVTDDGRQFFDS; translated from the coding sequence ATGGATTTAATACCAAGTTTTTCAGTTGATCACAGAGAAATCGTCCCAGGTATCTTCATTAGCCGACAGGATGAAGTTGGAGGTAGCGTTATCACAACCTACGATATTAGAGTTACCAAACCTAACAGGGAGCCATTTGTTGATGTGGCTGCAATGCACACACTTGAGCATATCATTGCTACATTTCTTCGCAATGACCCTGATTGGAAGGATGAAGTAATTTACTGGGGACCAATGGGCTGCCTTACAGGATTTTACCTTATCTTAAAGGGCGGTCGCGCACCTAAGGAGATTCACGATCTTCTTCTTAGAGCATTCAAGTCTGTAGCAGATGCAGACAGTGTGCCAGGAACAAATGAGGAGAACTGTGGAAACTACCTTATGCACAATCTATGGCTTGCTAAGATGCATGCTGAAAAGTTTGCTAAGTACCTTGAGGAGAATGCAAACAATGATGCAATCTTTGAGTATCCAAAGTCTGATAGACTTGTTACTGATGATGGTCGTCAGTTCTTTGATTCATAA
- a CDS encoding 5'-methylthioadenosine/adenosylhomocysteine nucleosidase, producing the protein MRLGIIGAMQMEIENLQPSIKNSVKETISGISFVKGEIDGIEVVAAVSGVGKVFAAVCTEIMILHFGVDHVINIGVAGSLVKDLKVLDVAVATSAVQHDMNTSALGDPLGLVSGINVINFEADKELNEVVCQALTDMGIAHETGVIASGDLFVDTDKQRNKIHMNFNAMAADMEGGSIAHVCYINNVPFTLIRSISDADGSAMDYNTFAGKAAQQSIAIVLEVIERLK; encoded by the coding sequence ATGAGATTAGGAATTATTGGTGCAATGCAGATGGAGATTGAGAATCTTCAACCATCCATCAAGAATTCGGTAAAGGAGACAATCAGTGGCATTTCATTCGTTAAGGGTGAAATCGACGGTATTGAAGTAGTTGCCGCAGTCAGTGGTGTAGGCAAGGTTTTTGCAGCAGTTTGTACAGAGATTATGATTCTTCATTTTGGTGTAGATCATGTGATTAATATCGGTGTGGCAGGCTCTCTTGTAAAGGATTTAAAGGTTCTTGACGTAGCAGTGGCAACCTCAGCTGTTCAGCATGATATGAACACAAGCGCTCTTGGAGATCCACTTGGTCTTGTTTCAGGAATCAATGTGATTAATTTCGAGGCAGATAAGGAGCTCAACGAGGTAGTATGTCAGGCTCTTACAGATATGGGTATTGCTCACGAAACAGGAGTAATTGCTTCTGGTGATTTATTTGTAGATACAGATAAACAGCGTAACAAGATTCACATGAACTTCAACGCTATGGCTGCAGATATGGAAGGCGGAAGTATTGCACATGTATGCTATATTAATAATGTGCCTTTCACACTTATTCGTTCTATCTCAGACGCAGATGGAAGTGCAATGGACTATAACACGTTTGCTGGAAAGGCAGCACAGCAGTCGATTGCAATTGTTTTAGAGGTTATCGAAAGACTCAAATAG
- a CDS encoding DJ-1 family glyoxalase III: MSKVLIFMAEGHEEIEALTVVDLLRRAGIEIETVSITGDKKVKGSHGITTLCDKFIENVNFEEADMLVLPGGMPGTLNLGLCEPLMDQIHGFNTSGKKLAAICAAPTVFGKAGLLEGKKATCYPGMEGDLIGAKVSADSVCHDGNIITSRGLGTAIPFALEIIKTFQGEEAAEKIAKSVVYK, translated from the coding sequence ATGAGTAAGGTATTAATCTTTATGGCAGAGGGACACGAGGAAATCGAGGCCCTTACAGTAGTAGATTTACTTAGACGTGCAGGAATAGAGATAGAGACTGTTTCCATTACAGGAGATAAGAAGGTAAAGGGAAGCCATGGAATCACAACTCTTTGTGATAAGTTTATTGAAAATGTAAATTTTGAGGAGGCAGACATGCTGGTACTTCCAGGTGGAATGCCAGGTACTCTGAATCTTGGCTTGTGTGAGCCTCTTATGGATCAGATTCATGGATTTAACACTTCTGGAAAGAAGCTTGCTGCAATTTGTGCTGCACCTACAGTTTTTGGAAAGGCAGGACTTTTGGAAGGCAAGAAGGCTACCTGCTATCCAGGAATGGAGGGCGATTTAATCGGAGCAAAGGTTTCTGCAGATTCTGTATGCCATGATGGAAATATTATTACAAGCCGAGGCTTGGGAACAGCTATTCCATTTGCTCTTGAGATTATCAAGACTTTCCAAGGGGAAGAGGCAGCAGAAAAGATTGCAAAATCTGTAGTATATAAATAA